In Aedes albopictus strain Foshan chromosome 3, AalbF5, whole genome shotgun sequence, the genomic window CTTAGTGCGGGCGatcttaaaacataaacacatgaccGAACCGAAATTGACTGGACGATGTCAATTGCGCTGCCGGTGAGAGGTGAtggaaatgttgatgtttacgacCGTCCGGGAGAAGAAAACCTTACCTTATATCAGCACTAATGGAATTCCACGATACGGACAGCACCGGTTCAGTGTCGAAGTAAAATGGAAACCCAGGTAGGAAAATGGAATAACACCTGAGTTCTCTTCGTTTTCAGGTTCAAATTTTTCAAACATCAAAACATTCACTTTCTACTGCCACCGCCTTTATGATTTCAGATTTACAAATATGAACTTATAAACAATCAAACTCTATAGATTGCACTATAATCACAACAACTGCAGAAGAGATTGTATAAGAATGCTAATTTGAAATTACGTTGATTTGAAGTTGAAATTTTACAAGACTTAGAACATAATCGGATGAAATTGCTGACTTCGTCAACGATTGCAGTTGATTAGTTATTGCATCTTTTATAATTTCAACTTGATCTGTACATAAAAACGATTTGAAGTAGACATTCTTATGTGATCTCTGGTTTGCTGGGGTTTTCCAGGAGGTCAAACGAAGattcaagggggtttcaaggagttATAGGAGATCTTAAGATTGTATCAAGAGATCTCAGCAGGTTTCAGGAGAGTTTCTCAGAGAGTTTAGGTCTCAGAAGAGTTCATGTGTACAGGGGTCTCAAGGGTATTTTAGGAGGACTGACGAGAATTCAGGGGACTTCCGAAGGTCTAAAGAGCGTTCAGGgggttcaggaggtctcaggttcATACAAGAGATCTCAGAGGGTTTTAGAGGCCTAAGGAGGGTTCAGgtgggtttcagggatgttttaaaTGGTCTCAAAAACGTTTCAAAGAGTCTCAGAATGATTATTCAAACGAATTTGAGGGTGTTTTAGCGGAGGGGAGTTCAGAGGAATTACATAGGAGTCTCAGGAAGGATCAAGAGGGTCTCAAGGGCATTTTACGGGGATGAAGAGCATACGaaagggtttcaggggaattttaggggcatttcagggagtttcaagattGTCTTTGAGAATCTGACGAGAATTAAGGGGGATTCAGGAGGTCTTACGAGGATTCATGgagttttcagggagtttcaggagatctcagggtcgtatcagcggatattaagggggtttcaggtcaGTTCTTCAGAAGATTGTATGGGTCTCAGAAAGATTCAGGTGGATTTCACGGATGATTAaaaaggtctcaggtgcgtttttGTGAGGGTCTCAGCATGATGAATTTAAGGGGGTTTTAGCTGAATTTCGGGGAGTTTTAGAGGAGGATTTAGAGGCATTCGAGGGGgcttcaaagggtctcagaagatctcagaggcgttccaggtgtTTGGACGTGAAATGTAGGTATTTTTAATTCACGGAGGTCATTGGGAAACCAATCCAGATTACTCTGCAGGAATTATTCAGAATCTGTGGATGCAAGAGCTGATTGTGTAAATGTGTAACTGTTgcatattttttgtgtggtcGGGAATCTATGCATTTGTGAGTATGTCTTACACATTTTAAaactgagcggttttagcgtgcgGGAAACCCCCTTGGCTCCATCTCAAACATCCAGGAGAAAAGCCTGTTTTTGCGAAGTAAGTTCCCTCACTTAAATCagtaacttaatttatgcacattttaaatGTATGCATCCCCAGTCCGTGGCATAAAAAAGGCTCCAGTCTATTGGCTACGCATATTAGTGGTAAAAATCCATGAGCAAAAGTTATAATTTAatgagtattctgcttagagggttcgaaaagtacaAGAACAAAAGTTATACCTTATTACCTGTGTCCATTTTTTTCAACTATAGACTTTATTAGATATAGGTACCTTGTTTTCATCAGTGCTATAACTCAGGACATTGCGATCCCATGCGGATCACAGTTACCATATCCTCCAAACTACGCCACTGCCAGTATCGTCAACCTTCCATCTGACATTCTTATTTTGAACTAACAAATTAATTGGTTAAATTAAACACACTTGCAATCATAATATTACCTTGATTATCGCTCAGTCGATGAAGCAGAACAAGAATAAAAAATGGGGACAGTACCGTAATCCggcgtgaaattgatcactttaaaccagcttttgcggataacattagtggcaattcaaatattgccaaaataacTTTTGTAAACTCAGTACttagtggatctccatgaaaccatgtaaaagaattttgttcaacaaattcaaactttaagttaaataactccaaaagtcaaaaaattggaaatgccactttggggcaaaATTGATCaacatacaattaagcatcggttagaaaggaaaatttccttgtccgcttaattttgctcttttaAAACTGAATAACGCGtataaactcttacaactagtgattttgatacttaaaatgcaaaattaaatttagaAATTCCAAAccaacccccacccccccccccccccctaaacgccaaaaggtaggcaatttcatctctagacatctatgaacaagGTTACGTAAAAAGtataagatcattacgacgcttaagagtttctTGTATGGAATCACAATGTAGTactcgaatgatcaatttcaccccgctgatcaattttaccccggtttacggtatcgaTCAAAGACCTATATTTAATTTTGACTAGCATTGGAAGTCAGGCGATTTTGTGTGCTAATTCTTTCATTAATAATACAGCAAAATTATTTTTTAGGTACACATACAACAATTTCGTATATTTTTCCACCACCCATCCTAACAGAAAACAGATtcattttttggatttcttcttATCCTTCACCTCATCGTCACTATCGCTACCGCTTTCGGACGACGAGGAATGTGCACGCTTCTTCGCCCCACTCTTTTCCAACTTGGCGCAGTACGTCTTAAGCTTATCAACGTTGGGACTGTACGCCCAGTAAATCATTTCCAGATGCACTTTAGTAGGCTTTCCTTCCGAATCAAACATTTTTTCACCACTCTCCTTAACCTTTTCTTTCAATTTTAGCAGCTTCTTATTGCGAACAATATCCCAACTGGTGCTGTCGTCATCTTCCGGGAACTTCGTACGCAGATGCTTGTAGTTTCCCTTGGCAACCTTATCGTAGCACTCGACAAACTCTGCAGCCAGTGCGCTGGGCGGCTTGTCTGGGAGGTTCTTGATCAGGTCCAACGGTAAGTAGGCCATGTTTTGTTTGGCCCGCTCTTCGCTATCGAAGGTTTCCAAAAAGTCTTCAAAGATCCCCATTGCCTCCTTGATGGATTTGATCTTGTCTTCGTTCTTCGTCGATGGAAGAACACGTTTGGCGCTGCCCAGCAGGCCCTTGATGGCAAGCTTTTGATAGTCAGGATCGCGACCCTCTAGGATTCTACGAAAAGGAAAGCGATTAGTGTTTGGTTCGCTAAACATAAAGTAACAATCAATTCATACTTCAGAGTCTTCTCGGCTGCGTCCTTGTCCTTGAACCCTAGACCGGGAACCGTTTCAACCTTTTCCTCCGACTCTTTCGGTTTGGCATTTTTCGTACTGGTGTTGGAGTTGCCCTCGATCCAGTTTTCGAACACCTCAATCGCTTCTTTGATGTTCTTGACCTTCTCCTCCGCTTTCGTTACTGAAATAGTATAGCAGAATGTTTGAGTTTAGTTTG contains:
- the LOC115267819 gene encoding uncharacterized protein LOC115267819, with product MSKEESKYGFKDKAKAEESLELLKSEDHKYQVLTVRGLLGRAKRVLTLTKAEEKVKNIKEAIEVFENWIEGNSNTSTKNAKPKESEEKVETVPGLGFKDKDAAEKTLKILEGRDPDYQKLAIKGLLGSAKRVLPSTKNEDKIKSIKEAMGIFEDFLETFDSEERAKQNMAYLPLDLIKNLPDKPPSALAAEFVECYDKVAKGNYKHLRTKFPEDDDSTSWDIVRNKKLLKLKEKVKESGEKMFDSEGKPTKVHLEMIYWAYSPNVDKLKTYCAKLEKSGAKKRAHSSSSESGSDSDDEVKDKKKSKK